The Ignavibacteria bacterium genomic sequence TTTCAAACATCTGTCTTGGTATCAGGTCCTTCAGCTTATCGCAGACTTTCCTTCCCCATTCAAAAGAGCGGCTTCTGTGGACGATGATTGACAGGGCATCGACCTGTTCGCCGTTAAGGAGAATATCGAGTTTAACGAGATCACTCTCACGGTATCCTATAAATTCATAATCAAAAGACGCATAGCCGCGCGAAAAAGATTTCAGCTTGTCATAAAAATCAAAAATGATTTCAGACAGAGGGAACTCATACTGAAGATCGGCGCGTGTAGGATCTATGTATGATGTATTCTTATAGACGCCGCGCTTATCCGTAGCAAGCTTCATCAGGTTTCCGACGTACTCGCTGGGGCAAACAATCTGTGCCTTGACGTACGGCTCCTCGATGAGCTCTATGTCCCCCATATCAGGCATATCGGCAGGGTTATCTACTATTATTCTCTCCCCGCTTTTCTTATAGACATAGTACTCAACGTTTGGAAGGGTTGTAATAATGGACTGGTTAAACTCCCTTTCAAGCCTTTCCTGCACGATTTCCATGTGCAGCATGCCCAGAAACCCGCATCTGAAGCCGAAGCCCAGGGCTGCCGAAGTCTCGGGAGTAAAGACGAGCGCCGAATCATTGAGGCGGAATTTTTCCAAAGCATCCCTGAGGTCCTCATACTCTTCAGTATTTGTAGGATAGAGGCCCGAGTAGACCATAGGTTTAACTTCCTTATAGCCCGGCAGCGGGTGCTCAGCGCCGTTTTTAGCAAGAGTAAGTGTATCGCCCACTTTGGTATCGTGCACATCCTTAACGCCCGAGATAAGGTATCCCACATTACCTGCTGTAAGCTCCTTGGTTTTAATCTTGCGGAGCCCCAGGACGCCTATTTCCTCGGCAAGGAAAATCTTATCGTTGGCAAAGAACCTGATCTGGTCTTTTTCGTGGAGCGTGCCGTTAAAAATTCTTACATAAGCGATAGCCCCGCGGTAAGCGTCAAAAACCGAGTCGAAGATGAGTGCCTGAAGCGGGGCCTCAGGGTCACCTTTAGGCGCAGGTACTTTCCTGACTATGTCTTCAAGAATGTCATCGATGCCTGTTCTGGTCTTTGCGCTTGCAAGGAGGATCGAGTTTTCATCGCAGCCTATAAGATCCACTATCTGACCCTTGACAGTGTCCACCATGGCACTGGGAAGGTCAATTTTATTGATTACAGGTATTATCTCCAGTCCGGCCTCAATAGCCAGATAAAGGTTGCTAATGGTCTGTGCCTCAACGCCCTGTGCGGCGTCAACTACAAGGATTGCGCCTTCGCAGGCCGCAAGAGAGCGCGATACCTCATAGGAAAAATCCACGTGTCCCGGAGTATCGATTAAGTTTAAGGTATATTCAATGCCGTCTTTTGCGTGATATTTCATCTGGATTGCGTGGGATTTAATTGTAATTCCCCTTTCCCTTTCCAGGTCCATATCATCCAAGAGCTGTGCTTTAAGCTCGCGTTCGGAAACCGCTCCTGTTCTTTCCAGAAGACAATCAGCTATAGTTGACTTGCCGTGATCAATGTGCGCTATTATACAAAAATTGCGAATTTGTTCCATTTTTACTCAAAATTTTAGAATAGTAATATATCAATACATGGCTGCAAATTCAACGAATAACTTTTGCTCAAAAGTTCACCTGGACGGGCATTTGTCAGCTTAGCTGGTTTTACTCTTTCTTTCCCGTTTATACAACTCCAACTCTGAAAAAGTTCTGAGATAAAAGCGCCTTTTTTGCAGCCATTATTCAGCTTAAGGATAATTAATATTTAATTCAATTTAAGTTTAAAACAAAATATTTAGTAAATTTAGGATATGATTTTATCTGTAAAAAGCATTAAATGCCATCAGAAAAACAGAATAATTTTACAAATGATAAATTCGGAAACAAGAAATGAAAAGATTTAAGCTGACTATACTCTTAACCCTCCTTTTAAGCGTACTTAGCTTTGCGCAGCCGTTCAAGTTCGGCTGGATAACGGACGTTCACATAGGAAGCCCCAAGGCAGAGGAATACTTAAAGCAGGTAGTGGATGATATAAACAAGAGGAGCGACATACAGTTTGTTATAGCCTCGGGTGACATTGCTGAAAAAGGGCAATCGGCCGAACTGGAACAGGCCAAAGGGATACTGGATGGGCTGAAGGTAAAATATTACGTCATACCCGGGAACCACGACACCAAGTGGAGCGACAACGGGCTTACCAAATTTACTGAACTCTGGGGAAGCAGCAGGTTCAGCTTTGACTTTAACGGCATCAGGTTCATAGGCATGAACAGCGGCATTCCATGGCGCGGAGGCGGCGGACATTTTGCAGTTGAAGACCTGAAGTGGCTTGATAGTGAGCTTCAGAAGCTGGATAAGAAGCAGGAAATTATTTTCTGTGCCCATCACCCGTTAAATGAAGAGGTGGACAACTGGTTTGAAGTTACGAACCGCCTGAGGAACTACAACATTAAGCTTGTAATGCTGGGGCACGGCCACGTAAACAAGGTATTTGATTTTAACGGCATACCGGCTGTAATGGGCCGTTCGACGCTTGAGGACAAAAAGAAAACCTGGGGATATACTGAGGTTGAAAACGCCCAGGATTCGCTTTTGTGCTTTGAGATCAACCGCGACTCTGTTCCTCACCTGTGGGCTTCCGTAAGCAAGAAAACGGAGCTTAACGTTCCGCAAGTGGATTCCGCGCAGTTTGTAAATTATAATGCCGAGGTTAAATGGCAGAAGGATCTTAATACTACTATGGTAAGCCCCCTGGTAGCCTGGAAAAACAAAATATACGCTGCCGCAACCAACGGCGTGGTATCATGTTTTTCTGCAAACGGGGATTTATTATGGGAGATAAAGACCGGGGGAACAATTTACAGCCGTCCTGCTGTTGCAGATAATGTGCTTGCAGTAGGAACAATGCAGGGTGACCTGATTACAATTGATGCGGAAAAAGGGACGGTGCTGCAGACTATAGGGATTGGGGAGCCGGTAACGAGCCAGATAATTGCAATAGGCTATAATGGCGACAAGCGCCTGATGAGCGGTGCAAAACCGGATACTGTTTTTATTGTAGGAACAAGCAAAGGGAGGCTTTTAAGCTACGAGGTAAATACACTCGATCAGATCTGGGAGAACACGAGTGCGCAGGGAATGGTTGAAACCCGGCCGATGTATTATGAAAACAGGCTTGTCTACGGTAGCTGGGACAGTTACCTCTACTGCATTGATGCCCGCTCGGGTGTATTGCTGTGGAAGTGGACGGGAAATAAGAATTTTTACTACTCCCCTGCCGCGTGCGCACCCGTTACAGACGGGAAGAATGTCTATACGGCAACTCCCGATAAATTTGTCTCGGCCGTGGACCTGCTCCTTGGGAAAAAAGTCTGGAGGAGCGATGCTTTTCCGGCCTGGGAATCGATTGGAATAAGCGCAAACAAGCAGACGCTTTTTATAAAGGGGATGACAGACAAGTTTTACTTTGTAGGCGCAGCCAAAGGTAAGCTTCAGAAAGAAGTTGATTTGAAGTTCGGTCTGGACACAACTCCCATTACCCCGATTGAAAGTGAGGGCAGTGTAATTTTCGGCTGCAAGAACGGTATTATTTACCAGATAGATAAAAGTTTTAATTACAAGCCGCTCATATTTACAGGGACCTCCAGGACGCATACGGTAATGCCGCTTGGCCAGGGCATGTTTGCGGCGTCAAATATGGACGGAAAGATTTTTGTTTTCAGCATTAAAGAAGGACAGCAGTGAAGAATTTTGATGGAATTTTGTTCGATATAGACGGTACACTTACTTCAACAAACGAGTTAATATTTGCTTCATTTAATCACGTTGCAAAAAAGTATTTAAATAAGACATACACGCCGGAGGAGCTGATTGCACTTTTCGGCCCCCCGGAAGATGAGATCTTAAAGGATCTCACGGGTGAAAAGTACAACGAAGCTCATTATGATTATTTTGATTTTTACGATAAGAAGCACGCTGAGCTGGCGGATACATATCCGGGCATAAAAGATATTCTTGAAGATATAAAAAAGACAAAAATGCCTCTCGGGATCTTTACAGGCAAAGGGAGAAAAGCTTCAACAATAACGCTTAAGGCACTTGAGTTATACGACTATTTTGACATGATAGTTACAGGCGACGACGTGAAGAAGCACAAGCCTAATCCCGAGGGCGTACTGAATTTTGTGGAAAAGTACAAGCTGGATAAGTCGAGGGTGCTTCTTATAGGCGACGCCCCGGCAGACATCAAAGCCGCGC encodes the following:
- a CDS encoding PQQ-binding-like beta-propeller repeat protein is translated as MKRFKLTILLTLLLSVLSFAQPFKFGWITDVHIGSPKAEEYLKQVVDDINKRSDIQFVIASGDIAEKGQSAELEQAKGILDGLKVKYYVIPGNHDTKWSDNGLTKFTELWGSSRFSFDFNGIRFIGMNSGIPWRGGGGHFAVEDLKWLDSELQKLDKKQEIIFCAHHPLNEEVDNWFEVTNRLRNYNIKLVMLGHGHVNKVFDFNGIPAVMGRSTLEDKKKTWGYTEVENAQDSLLCFEINRDSVPHLWASVSKKTELNVPQVDSAQFVNYNAEVKWQKDLNTTMVSPLVAWKNKIYAAATNGVVSCFSANGDLLWEIKTGGTIYSRPAVADNVLAVGTMQGDLITIDAEKGTVLQTIGIGEPVTSQIIAIGYNGDKRLMSGAKPDTVFIVGTSKGRLLSYEVNTLDQIWENTSAQGMVETRPMYYENRLVYGSWDSYLYCIDARSGVLLWKWTGNKNFYYSPAACAPVTDGKNVYTATPDKFVSAVDLLLGKKVWRSDAFPAWESIGISANKQTLFIKGMTDKFYFVGAAKGKLQKEVDLKFGLDTTPITPIESEGSVIFGCKNGIIYQIDKSFNYKPLIFTGTSRTHTVMPLGQGMFAASNMDGKIFVFSIKEGQQ
- the lepA gene encoding elongation factor 4, whose translation is MEQIRNFCIIAHIDHGKSTIADCLLERTGAVSERELKAQLLDDMDLERERGITIKSHAIQMKYHAKDGIEYTLNLIDTPGHVDFSYEVSRSLAACEGAILVVDAAQGVEAQTISNLYLAIEAGLEIIPVINKIDLPSAMVDTVKGQIVDLIGCDENSILLASAKTRTGIDDILEDIVRKVPAPKGDPEAPLQALIFDSVFDAYRGAIAYVRIFNGTLHEKDQIRFFANDKIFLAEEIGVLGLRKIKTKELTAGNVGYLISGVKDVHDTKVGDTLTLAKNGAEHPLPGYKEVKPMVYSGLYPTNTEEYEDLRDALEKFRLNDSALVFTPETSAALGFGFRCGFLGMLHMEIVQERLEREFNQSIITTLPNVEYYVYKKSGERIIVDNPADMPDMGDIELIEEPYVKAQIVCPSEYVGNLMKLATDKRGVYKNTSYIDPTRADLQYEFPLSEIIFDFYDKLKSFSRGYASFDYEFIGYRESDLVKLDILLNGEQVDALSIIVHRSRSFEWGRKVCDKLKDLIPRQMFEIAIQSAIGNKVISRSTVKALRKNVLAKCYGGDITRKRKLLEKQKEGKKRMKQVGNVEIPQEAFLAVLQIED
- a CDS encoding HAD-IA family hydrolase; protein product: MKNFDGILFDIDGTLTSTNELIFASFNHVAKKYLNKTYTPEELIALFGPPEDEILKDLTGEKYNEAHYDYFDFYDKKHAELADTYPGIKDILEDIKKTKMPLGIFTGKGRKASTITLKALELYDYFDMIVTGDDVKKHKPNPEGVLNFVEKYKLDKSRVLLIGDAPADIKAARGAGVKIASVVWDSYAKAIVMESKSDYVFHTVEELHKFIRKNIQ